The following coding sequences lie in one Prochlorococcus marinus XMU1412 genomic window:
- a CDS encoding ClC family H(+)/Cl(-) exchange transporter produces MPNFIKNNIQKTSNNSSRSIKKLLKQRSLVVAFSLLLTGLGASITSISFKTGIYFINNWRLALLDQFPSIAVLPIFGALGGAIAGYLIKNIAPAAKGSGVSQIMGFLRHKKVPMNLKVGLVKLISGIIAIGSGFPLGPEGPSVQMGGSVAWQMAKWLKAPTAFRRVIVAAGGGAGIAAVFSAPLGGFVYAIEELLNSARPVILLLVVITTFIADSSADIIQALGLDPKAGGFDFNLGFLIQKEYDPSVFFLPVDFIYLVLLGIIIGIFAELYSRYVLLMQNLGKKWYKNKFVLKMSICGLILGSIYSCLPSTFHNLDELQKIIAEQNTSIGIALLAVLVLFITTGLAAASGAPGGLFYPMLTLGGSIGLIMGSWVEIATGHAPSTYIFAGMGAFVAGCSRTPITAMFLAFALTKNLLIMKPVLISCIASFLIARVFNEESIYERQIQIELED; encoded by the coding sequence ATGCCAAATTTTATAAAAAATAATATTCAAAAAACAAGTAATAATTCCTCTCGTAGCATCAAAAAATTATTAAAACAAAGATCTCTAGTCGTTGCATTTTCGCTCTTATTAACAGGTTTAGGAGCCTCAATTACAAGCATATCTTTTAAAACTGGAATCTATTTTATTAATAATTGGAGATTAGCATTATTAGACCAATTCCCATCTATTGCGGTCTTACCTATTTTTGGAGCTCTAGGAGGAGCTATTGCAGGATATTTGATCAAAAATATTGCACCTGCTGCAAAAGGTTCAGGAGTTAGTCAAATCATGGGTTTTTTAAGGCATAAAAAAGTTCCAATGAATTTAAAAGTAGGCTTAGTAAAGCTAATATCAGGAATTATTGCAATTGGTAGTGGATTCCCTTTGGGTCCAGAAGGTCCATCCGTTCAAATGGGAGGATCAGTAGCTTGGCAAATGGCCAAGTGGCTCAAAGCTCCCACAGCTTTTAGAAGAGTAATAGTAGCAGCAGGGGGTGGTGCTGGAATAGCTGCAGTATTTAGCGCTCCATTAGGAGGGTTTGTCTATGCAATAGAAGAGTTATTAAACTCTGCAAGACCAGTAATTTTGCTATTAGTAGTAATTACAACTTTCATTGCAGATTCATCTGCTGATATTATTCAAGCCTTAGGTTTAGATCCTAAAGCAGGAGGGTTTGATTTTAACCTCGGATTTTTGATTCAAAAAGAATATGACCCATCAGTTTTTTTCTTACCTGTAGATTTTATTTACTTAGTTTTACTAGGAATAATTATTGGAATATTTGCAGAATTGTACAGCAGATATGTTTTGTTGATGCAAAATCTTGGGAAAAAGTGGTATAAAAATAAATTTGTTTTAAAAATGAGTATTTGTGGACTTATTTTAGGAAGCATCTACTCTTGTTTACCCAGTACATTTCATAATTTAGATGAATTACAGAAAATAATAGCTGAACAAAATACAAGTATTGGAATTGCTTTATTAGCTGTTTTAGTATTATTTATTACGACAGGCTTAGCTGCAGCATCTGGAGCTCCTGGAGGATTGTTCTATCCAATGCTTACTTTAGGTGGGTCAATTGGACTAATAATGGGGAGCTGGGTGGAAATTGCGACAGGACATGCACCAAGTACATACATTTTTGCGGGAATGGGAGCTTTCGTAGCAGGATGTTCGCGAACACCAATTACCGCAATGTTTTTAGCTTTCGCTTTAACAAAAAATTTATTAATAATGAAACCTGTGTTAATCAGCTGCATTGCCAGTTTCTTGATAGCAAGAGTTTTTAATGAAGAATCAATTTATGAAAGACAAATACAAATAGAATTAGAAGACTAA
- the purU gene encoding formyltetrahydrofolate deformylase: MEHPSIIFKIVCPDRPGLVSLLTSWISNYGGNIKHSDHHTDQDAGLFLSRIEWNSNNEFFNRDEIYKEFEKIADEVNGKFNVNYSDEIPNVAIFVSKQNHCLIDLLWRVRNGELKMKVPLIISNHSDLENIANDFNAKFVHIDTFKTDKSIVEDQFLHLLKEYEIDLVVLAKYMQILSDSFLKKFSSIINIHHSFLPAFKGGQPYHRAWKRGVKLIGATAHYVTEDLDEGPIIEQCTVNVSHRDEVDDLIRKGRDIERIALARAVRLHLNHQVFVYNSKTAVFD, from the coding sequence TTGGAACATCCTTCAATTATATTCAAAATTGTTTGTCCCGATCGTCCTGGCCTTGTAAGTCTACTTACAAGTTGGATTTCAAATTATGGTGGCAACATAAAACATTCTGATCATCATACAGATCAAGATGCAGGATTATTTCTTAGTCGAATTGAATGGAATAGTAACAATGAATTTTTTAATAGAGATGAAATTTATAAAGAATTTGAAAAAATTGCAGATGAAGTAAATGGAAAATTTAACGTAAATTATTCAGATGAAATTCCAAATGTTGCTATTTTCGTGAGTAAACAAAATCATTGTTTGATTGATTTACTTTGGCGAGTAAGAAATGGAGAACTCAAAATGAAAGTCCCGTTAATAATTTCAAATCATTCTGATCTTGAAAATATTGCAAATGACTTTAATGCAAAATTTGTTCATATAGATACCTTTAAAACTGATAAATCTATTGTTGAAGATCAATTTTTACATTTACTTAAAGAATATGAAATTGATCTCGTTGTATTAGCTAAATATATGCAAATTTTGAGTGACTCTTTTTTAAAAAAGTTTTCTTCAATAATAAATATTCATCATTCTTTCTTACCTGCATTTAAGGGCGGGCAACCATATCATCGAGCTTGGAAGAGAGGCGTTAAATTAATCGGTGCTACAGCTCACTATGTTACTGAAGATCTTGATGAAGGCCCGATAATTGAGCAATGCACAGTTAATGTAAGTCATAGGGATGAAGTTGACGATTTGATTAGAAAAGGAAGAGATATTGAAAGAATAGCTTTAGCAAGAGCAGTTAGATTACATCTGAATCATCAAGTATTTGTTTATAACAGCAAAACTGCTGTTTTTGATTGA
- a CDS encoding FAD-dependent oxidoreductase yields the protein MKSLKENFQKAHIVIIGSGIIGKFNALELSELGFQVTIIDPAQHQNSSNAALGLLMGNMYQKRRGRSWDLRKQSIELWPQWITFLQKFNCELNIEKPLIQLTTDEEKFKKLEKFVYENNDQNLRILERDSIFIKNINKAFQATNIKGIISFKDGRINALSLLQTLDKYLKHKKVNYLQGEIIKIRKSNNQWISTTRNNENIKSDIVILCNSLKAIDLIDIRSHNIKLKPVLGQAMEIEINDAEVDLLSLPKQFNINGKNIIPKSKNKLIIGSTDEYSTKPEKNTFEKLTNFLDKKPNWLEKGKISKKWYGIRSRPDGKPSPIMKNLKDGLVICTGFYKNGILLAPACSKWVANEIKNYLY from the coding sequence ATGAAAAGCTTAAAAGAAAATTTTCAAAAAGCACACATAGTTATTATTGGATCAGGGATTATTGGAAAATTTAACGCCTTAGAATTATCAGAATTAGGTTTCCAGGTAACGATAATAGATCCAGCTCAACACCAAAATAGTAGCAATGCAGCTTTAGGCTTACTAATGGGTAATATGTATCAAAAAAGAAGAGGTAGAAGCTGGGATCTCAGGAAACAGAGCATTGAATTATGGCCACAATGGATTACATTCCTGCAAAAATTTAATTGTGAATTAAATATCGAAAAACCATTAATACAACTAACTACAGATGAAGAAAAGTTTAAAAAATTAGAGAAATTTGTTTATGAAAATAATGATCAAAACTTGCGAATTTTAGAAAGAGACTCAATATTTATCAAGAATATTAATAAAGCCTTCCAAGCAACAAATATAAAAGGAATCATCTCCTTCAAAGATGGAAGAATAAATGCTTTATCGTTACTTCAAACATTAGATAAATATCTAAAACATAAAAAAGTAAATTATTTACAAGGAGAAATAATAAAAATAAGAAAATCAAACAATCAATGGATTTCTACAACAAGGAATAATGAAAATATCAAATCTGACATTGTTATTTTGTGTAATTCACTAAAAGCGATTGATTTAATAGATATCCGATCTCACAACATCAAATTAAAGCCTGTTTTAGGTCAAGCTATGGAAATTGAGATTAATGATGCAGAAGTTGATTTGTTATCGCTGCCAAAACAATTCAATATAAATGGTAAAAATATAATTCCAAAATCAAAAAATAAGCTAATTATTGGATCAACTGACGAATATAGTACTAAGCCAGAAAAAAATACATTCGAAAAACTCACAAATTTTCTCGATAAAAAACCGAATTGGCTGGAGAAAGGAAAAATTTCTAAAAAGTGGTACGGAATTAGATCAAGACCAGATGGTAAGCCTTCGCCAATAATGAAAAATCTTAAAGATGGACTAGTAATATGTACAGGTTTTTACAAAAATGGGATTTTACTGGCTCCCGCTTGTTCTAAATGGGTTGCTAATGAAATTAAAAATTACCTTTACTAA
- the dnaK gene encoding molecular chaperone DnaK, which translates to MGKVVGIDLGTTNSCVAVMEGGKPTVIANAEGFRTTPSVVAYTKNQDQLVGQIAKRQAVMNPENTFYSAKRFVGRRVDEVNEESKEVSYSVEKSGSSVKLKCPILDKQFSPEEVSSQVLRKLADDAGKYLGDKVTQAVITVPAYFNDSQRQATKDAGKIAGLEVLRIVNEPTAAALAYGLDKENEKILVFDLGGGTFDVSVIEAGDGVTEVLSTSGDTHLGGDDFDRCIVDHLANTFKSNEGIDLRQDKQALQRLTEAAEKAKIELSNATQSEINLPFITATPEGPKHLDLNLTRAKFEELAASLIDRCKTPVERAISDAKISTSEIDEVVMVGGSSRIPAVLDLVKKIIGKEPNQTVNPDEVVAVGAAIQGGVLAGEVKDILLLDVTPLSLGVETLGGVMTKMINRNTTVPTKKSETYSTAVDGQTNVEIHVLQGEREMASDNKSLGTFRLDGIPSAPRGVPQIEVTFDIDANGILSVTAKDKGSGKEQSISITGASTLSDNEVEKMVKDAESNASADKEKREKIDLKNQAETLVYQTEKQLGELGDKIDAAAKSKVEEKSNALKEATSKEDYESMKKLLEELQQELYAVGSSVYQQPGNQPPSPNAAGGPDQSDSNEKGGDDVIDADFTETKD; encoded by the coding sequence ATGGGTAAGGTTGTAGGAATCGATTTAGGAACAACAAATAGTTGTGTCGCTGTAATGGAAGGTGGTAAACCTACTGTAATAGCAAATGCTGAGGGTTTCAGAACTACTCCATCAGTTGTTGCATATACAAAAAATCAAGATCAGCTTGTTGGACAAATAGCAAAAAGACAGGCTGTGATGAACCCTGAAAATACTTTTTATTCTGCAAAACGTTTTGTTGGTAGAAGAGTTGATGAAGTTAATGAAGAATCTAAAGAAGTTAGTTATTCTGTTGAAAAATCTGGTTCTAGTGTCAAATTAAAATGTCCTATTTTGGATAAGCAGTTTTCTCCTGAAGAGGTGAGTTCTCAAGTTTTAAGAAAGTTAGCAGATGATGCGGGTAAATATCTTGGAGACAAAGTTACACAGGCTGTAATTACAGTTCCAGCTTACTTTAATGATTCTCAGAGACAGGCTACGAAAGATGCTGGAAAGATTGCAGGTTTAGAAGTCTTGAGAATTGTTAATGAACCAACTGCTGCGGCTTTAGCATATGGTTTGGATAAAGAAAATGAAAAAATTCTTGTTTTTGATTTAGGGGGAGGAACATTTGATGTCTCAGTTATTGAAGCTGGTGATGGAGTAACTGAAGTTCTTTCTACATCTGGAGATACACATTTAGGTGGTGATGATTTTGATAGATGCATAGTAGATCACTTAGCTAATACTTTTAAATCAAATGAGGGAATTGATCTTAGACAAGATAAGCAAGCATTGCAAAGATTGACTGAAGCTGCAGAAAAAGCAAAAATAGAGCTCTCAAATGCTACCCAAAGTGAAATAAATCTACCCTTCATTACAGCAACTCCCGAAGGACCAAAACATTTGGATTTGAACCTCACTAGAGCAAAGTTCGAGGAATTAGCTGCTTCTTTAATTGATAGGTGTAAGACTCCAGTTGAGAGAGCTATCAGTGATGCAAAAATTTCTACTAGTGAAATTGATGAAGTTGTTATGGTGGGAGGCTCATCTAGAATTCCTGCTGTTTTAGATTTAGTTAAAAAAATAATTGGTAAAGAACCAAATCAAACTGTCAATCCTGATGAGGTTGTAGCTGTTGGAGCTGCTATTCAGGGAGGAGTTTTAGCAGGAGAGGTTAAAGATATATTGTTACTTGACGTTACTCCACTTTCATTAGGTGTAGAGACTTTAGGGGGAGTAATGACAAAAATGATAAATCGAAATACTACAGTACCTACGAAGAAATCTGAAACATATTCAACTGCTGTGGATGGACAAACAAATGTAGAAATTCACGTATTGCAGGGTGAAAGAGAAATGGCTTCTGATAACAAAAGTTTAGGAACTTTCAGATTGGATGGTATACCTTCAGCACCTAGAGGTGTTCCACAAATTGAAGTTACATTTGATATTGATGCAAATGGAATTCTTAGTGTTACAGCTAAAGATAAAGGAAGTGGTAAAGAGCAAAGTATTTCTATTACTGGTGCTTCAACTCTTTCTGATAATGAAGTAGAAAAAATGGTAAAAGATGCTGAATCAAATGCATCTGCAGATAAAGAAAAAAGAGAAAAAATTGATTTAAAAAATCAAGCTGAAACACTTGTTTACCAGACAGAAAAGCAACTTGGTGAGTTAGGAGACAAAATTGATGCTGCAGCAAAGTCTAAAGTTGAAGAAAAAAGTAATGCTTTAAAAGAAGCAACTTCAAAAGAAGATTATGAATCAATGAAAAAACTTCTTGAAGAACTCCAGCAAGAACTTTATGCAGTTGGTTCATCTGTTTATCAGCAACCAGGTAATCAGCCACCATCACCTAACGCAGCAGGCGGTCCTGATCAGAGTGATTCAAATGAAAAAGGTGGAGACGATGTAATTGATGCAGACTTTACTGAAACAAAAGATTAG
- a CDS encoding shikimate dehydrogenase, translating to MISSKTSFIALIGNPVGHSLSPIMQNAALQYLGLDLIYIAIPCKDEDLELVLNSFKKINCKGLNITIPHKEKVFNLCSEISPIANKLKAINTLKLNNQKEWSATNTDVEGFIYPLKNFNLAKKKSIILGSGGAARSVIQGLINLNLSTISVISRNKLSLNELIKNFDNQIQLQGFLNNDDQAQILIQEADLIVNTTPVGMKTTKYENNVLPYGEAFWRSLNSKTIVYDLIYNPATTPLLKFSAKKGCMTINGLEMLIAQGMKSISFWTDGLEVPFHVMNDALKKYL from the coding sequence ATGATTTCAAGTAAGACATCTTTTATAGCATTAATTGGTAATCCAGTAGGCCATTCTTTGTCACCAATTATGCAAAATGCTGCCCTTCAATATTTAGGGTTAGATTTAATCTATATTGCCATACCCTGTAAAGATGAAGATTTAGAATTAGTTCTGAATTCTTTTAAAAAGATTAATTGCAAAGGTTTAAACATTACAATTCCACACAAAGAAAAAGTATTTAACCTTTGTAGTGAAATCTCACCGATTGCTAACAAACTTAAAGCAATAAATACTCTGAAATTAAATAACCAAAAAGAATGGAGTGCAACTAATACTGATGTAGAAGGATTTATTTATCCATTAAAAAATTTCAACTTAGCAAAGAAAAAATCAATAATTCTTGGCTCAGGGGGTGCAGCAAGATCTGTTATTCAAGGTTTAATAAATTTAAATCTGTCGACAATTTCAGTAATATCACGTAACAAATTATCACTGAATGAACTAATAAAAAATTTTGATAATCAAATTCAACTTCAGGGTTTCTTAAATAATGATGATCAAGCTCAAATTTTAATTCAGGAAGCAGATTTAATTGTAAATACAACACCAGTAGGGATGAAAACAACTAAATATGAAAATAATGTATTGCCATATGGCGAGGCTTTTTGGAGATCTCTTAATTCAAAAACAATTGTTTATGATTTAATCTACAATCCTGCCACAACTCCTTTATTAAAATTTAGCGCCAAAAAAGGATGCATGACTATAAATGGTTTGGAAATGCTTATTGCTCAAGGAATGAAATCAATATCATTTTGGACTGATGGTTTAGAAGTACCTTTTCATGTAATGAATGACGCACTAAAAAAATATCTTTAA
- the rpsF gene encoding 30S ribosomal protein S6: MNDQQPYYETMYILRPDIAEDEVTNHIDKYNKLLKEFGGTILDSQMRGKRRLAYQIAKHREGIYVQLSHQGDGQHIFKIEKAMRLSEDVIRYMTVKQDGPLPTPRPSSKSASESEKKDSQDAEVDSKEKQPVASGDSSTSGKDDAETKETAKS; this comes from the coding sequence ATGAACGATCAACAACCTTATTACGAAACAATGTATATCCTCCGCCCAGACATTGCGGAAGATGAAGTTACTAATCACATTGATAAATACAATAAGCTTTTAAAAGAATTTGGCGGTACGATTCTTGATAGCCAAATGAGAGGCAAGAGAAGATTAGCCTATCAGATAGCAAAACATAGAGAAGGCATTTACGTGCAACTAAGTCATCAAGGTGATGGACAACATATTTTCAAAATTGAAAAAGCAATGAGACTAAGTGAAGATGTTATTAGATACATGACCGTTAAACAAGACGGTCCTTTACCAACCCCAAGACCTTCGAGCAAGAGCGCATCTGAATCAGAGAAAAAAGATAGTCAAGATGCTGAAGTTGATTCTAAAGAAAAACAACCAGTAGCTAGTGGAGATAGTTCAACTTCGGGAAAAGATGATGCTGAAACTAAAGAAACTGCTAAATCTTAA
- a CDS encoding argininosuccinate synthase: MQQIKKVVLAYSGGVDTSVCIPYLKNEYGISEVVTFVADLGQGEDLELIRQKALNSGASKSIVGNLVNSFVERYAFPAIRANALYLDKYPLSTALARPLIAENLVNIAREINADAVAHGCTGKGNDQVRFDLAINALGPDLKIITPAREWNMSREEAIVYGEKFGIPAPVSKKSPYSIDVNLLGRSIEAGILEDPMQEAPEDIFSMTSSIDNSPDSHHDMEIVFKNGFPVGINDEFLTPVEIIQKANDLAGIHGFGRIDMIEDRVVGIKSREIYETPGLSLLIKAHKELESITLNPDVVDFKGIVEKKWGQLVYQGFWFGPLKESLDAFISSTQTSVNGRVKIRLYKGNAIVIGRMSEKNSLYREDLATYSKDDIFNHSLAEGFIYMWGMSNKIWAELNSKTND, encoded by the coding sequence ATGCAGCAGATAAAAAAAGTTGTACTAGCGTATTCTGGTGGTGTAGATACGAGCGTGTGTATTCCATATTTAAAGAATGAATATGGAATTTCAGAAGTGGTTACTTTTGTAGCAGATCTTGGACAAGGCGAGGATTTAGAACTTATTAGGCAAAAAGCTTTAAATTCTGGTGCATCTAAATCAATCGTTGGCAATTTAGTTAATAGTTTTGTTGAGAGATACGCTTTTCCAGCCATTAGAGCAAACGCATTATATCTAGATAAATATCCCTTATCAACAGCCCTTGCTAGGCCTTTAATTGCTGAAAATCTCGTGAATATTGCAAGAGAGATTAATGCTGATGCAGTAGCTCATGGATGTACTGGTAAAGGAAATGATCAAGTTCGGTTTGATTTAGCAATTAATGCTTTAGGTCCAGATTTAAAAATTATTACTCCTGCAAGGGAGTGGAATATGAGTAGAGAGGAGGCAATAGTTTATGGAGAAAAATTTGGTATACCTGCACCAGTATCAAAAAAATCGCCATATTCAATAGACGTTAACTTACTTGGTAGGAGTATTGAAGCAGGCATACTAGAAGACCCCATGCAAGAAGCGCCTGAGGATATATTTTCGATGACATCATCAATTGATAATTCACCTGATTCCCATCATGATATGGAAATTGTTTTTAAAAATGGGTTTCCAGTTGGAATTAATGATGAATTTTTAACTCCAGTAGAGATTATTCAAAAAGCTAATGATCTTGCAGGTATCCACGGTTTTGGAAGAATAGATATGATTGAAGATCGAGTAGTAGGAATTAAAAGTAGAGAGATTTACGAAACCCCTGGTCTCTCACTTTTAATCAAAGCTCACAAAGAATTAGAGAGCATAACATTAAACCCCGATGTTGTTGATTTTAAAGGAATAGTGGAAAAAAAATGGGGTCAATTAGTCTATCAAGGTTTTTGGTTTGGACCTCTTAAAGAAAGTTTAGATGCATTTATATCATCAACTCAAACTTCAGTTAATGGAAGAGTAAAGATTAGACTTTATAAGGGGAACGCAATAGTCATTGGGAGAATGTCGGAAAAAAATTCACTTTACAGGGAAGATTTGGCAACTTATAGCAAAGATGATATTTTTAATCATTCTTTAGCAGAGGGTTTTATTTATATGTGGGGTATGTCTAATAAAATATGGGCTGAGTTAAATTCTAAAACAAATGATTAA
- a CDS encoding DUF3134 family protein gives MDSNKLKLRLDDISEVNPALTCYHRDDPAPVLPLREEPDLLSWLENTGRLVAEKDGDSQEISTIEEEELSALMGEKEDYKTEEDPSLEDDWED, from the coding sequence ATGGATTCAAATAAATTAAAACTTAGATTAGACGACATTTCTGAAGTCAATCCAGCTTTAACTTGCTATCACAGAGATGATCCAGCTCCTGTGTTGCCATTAAGAGAGGAACCTGACCTACTATCTTGGCTGGAAAATACAGGTAGACTTGTTGCAGAAAAAGATGGCGATTCACAAGAGATTAGTACAATAGAAGAAGAAGAACTTTCAGCACTTATGGGAGAAAAAGAAGATTATAAAACTGAAGAAGATCCTTCATTAGAAGATGATTGGGAAGATTAA
- the mraY gene encoding phospho-N-acetylmuramoyl-pentapeptide-transferase codes for MIGKIKKFNFESLFILNTFALIVTSCFFNNFIFTGVYILFFFISIFTTKNGLKIIKKFNLLQNIRNEGPANHFKKSDTPTMGGIFMIIPFLILLLIITINLGSLKLFLLFLTIFGFFITGFLDDYLSIKRKENTGLKTNEKFILQSVISIIFILFAYEKNLISPLITVSDSWGINMNIFILPVSFLVLVGISNSVNLTDGLDGLASGCSGIVFYGLGTEILLKEQQELFVFSILCFSMCGICLGFLKYNSYPAKIFMGDTGSISIGAILGSIALLTNSVFTLSIFSGIFIIESLSVMIQVGFFKITKKLFHRGKRIFLMAPLHHHFELKGIKEQKIVENFWKINILLVILGIVLKINL; via the coding sequence ATGATTGGGAAGATTAAAAAGTTTAACTTTGAATCTTTATTTATATTAAATACTTTTGCTTTAATAGTTACCTCCTGTTTTTTTAATAATTTTATTTTTACAGGAGTTTACATACTATTCTTCTTTATTTCTATTTTTACAACGAAAAATGGTCTAAAGATTATCAAAAAATTTAATTTACTTCAAAATATTAGAAATGAAGGCCCAGCTAATCACTTTAAAAAAAGTGATACTCCAACAATGGGTGGGATTTTTATGATAATCCCTTTTTTAATTTTACTTTTGATAATAACTATCAATTTAGGTTCTCTAAAATTATTTCTTTTATTTCTGACTATTTTTGGTTTCTTTATTACAGGATTTTTAGATGATTATTTAAGCATTAAAAGAAAAGAGAACACAGGTTTAAAAACAAATGAGAAATTTATCTTACAAAGTGTCATCTCAATAATTTTTATATTGTTCGCCTATGAAAAAAATTTAATCAGTCCATTAATAACAGTTTCTGACTCCTGGGGAATAAATATGAATATTTTCATATTGCCAGTTTCTTTTTTAGTACTTGTGGGCATAAGTAATTCAGTAAATTTGACTGATGGACTAGATGGATTAGCATCTGGATGCAGTGGGATTGTCTTTTATGGATTAGGAACAGAAATATTACTGAAAGAACAGCAAGAACTTTTTGTTTTTAGCATCTTATGTTTTTCAATGTGTGGCATATGCTTAGGATTTCTAAAGTATAATAGTTATCCTGCAAAAATATTTATGGGCGACACAGGATCTATAAGTATTGGAGCAATTCTGGGTTCTATAGCATTATTAACCAATAGTGTTTTTACCTTATCTATTTTCTCAGGAATATTTATTATTGAATCGTTATCAGTAATGATTCAAGTAGGGTTTTTTAAAATTACAAAAAAATTATTTCATAGAGGTAAACGCATATTTTTAATGGCTCCACTACACCACCACTTTGAACTTAAAGGAATAAAAGAACAAAAAATAGTTGAAAATTTTTGGAAAATCAACATTTTACTTGTAATTTTAGGTATAGTTTTAAAAATCAATCTTTAA